The window TTCATTCTCTTATACGCCGTGTTCTGGGCTTTCATGTTTAGGCCCATATATATCTCAAAATCCCGTCGCCACTTTACTCACCCTTACCTCAAACGAGTTAGTTCCTCTTGCGAAAACCGTAAAAACTACTCTCATCTCTCTCATCTCTGAAAATGTCGAACTCTACTATCACCGCCGAAATTGTCGCCGATTCTGATCGCCGGCTATACTATTCCGACGACGATGATGCGACGATCCAAACCTCCGATTCTGCAACTGTAGTGGTAAGTCCCTAAGGTTTTCGATTTGATTCTCGCTGTGTTTTCTAGGGTTTTCGATTTGAATTTCGGTTTCTTTGTTTTGTTTTAGGTTCCGGCGACTTCTCCTGCTCCGTCGGAGACCGATGAAGTTTCCGACGAGCCGGCGGTTGTGGTATGTCCCTAAGATTTTCGATTTGATCTTGCTGTTTGTGTTGGTTAGGGTTTTCAATTTGATTGTCGGTGCTTCATCGTAATCTTTTAGATTCCGGCGCCTTCTGCTCCGTCGGTGACCGACTAATATTCCGACGAGCCGGCGGTTGTGGTATGTCCCTAAGATTATCGATTTGATCCTGCTGTTTGTGTTTGTTAGGGTTTTCAATTCGATTTGATCTCGCTGTTTGTGTTGGTTAGGGTTTTCAATTTGATTTTCGGTGTTTCTTCGTTATCTTTTAGATTCCGGCGTCTTCTGCTCCGTCGGTGACCGACGAGCCGGCGGCCGATACCGAGCCTTCCTCGTCGGTCGCCCAGTCCTCCTTGTCGCCGATGCAGATCTCTCCCATCCCCAATCTTCCTGCACAGATCTCTTGTACCTCTGAGGTACAATCTTTACCTTCTTTTTCATCCAATTTCTCAAAATTCAGGTCAAAATTTTCACTTTTTGATGCTTTAATCTGTTCTGTGATATTACTTTCAGCTCATATTGCTTTGCATTTTATAAAAGTTTTGACTTTTTTTGGGAAATAATGTTAAAAGTGTTGGTATAGATGATGGAAATGATATAATTTTCCAAGATAGTGGTCGGAAAAATCTGATCTTGATCAAAATATTGGACAATTTTGATGACGTAAACTTTTGGAGGTGGATGTTTTTTGTATTCAGGGTGTTATTTGGTGATCAAATCACTCTGCATATACTGGTGTTTTGTAAAATACAGGAAAACTTATTGTATGAAATCTCTATGGTTTAGCGGCTGATATTAAAAGTAACAGGAAGATTTCTCTTATTGATTTTGTGCTTGAATCTGTGCTAATCCTTTCATTATTCATATCGAACTATCATGGTTATTGCCCCCTGTGAAAAAATGTTGTATTTGGAACTATCATGGTTATTGCCTAATCTGCCTATTCACACTTTTCAGCGGCCCAATTTGCTTGTGCAGAGATCTCCAAGGCTCAATCTGCCTGTTCAAACTCCTCAGAGGCCCAATCTGCCTGTGCAGGGATATCCGAGGCTCAATCTGCCTGTTCACACTTCTCAGATGCCTAATCTGCCTATGCACACTTTTCAGCGGCCCAATCTGCTTGTGCAGAGATTTCCGAGATCTCCGAGGCTCAATCTGCCTGTTCAAACTCCTCAGAGGCACAATCTGCCTGTGCAGGGATCTCCGAGGCCCAATCTGCCTTCTGAGGTACTCTCAAATTTCATTATACTCTGTTCTCTTGATTATGTGCTTAAGATAGTTTCTTTATTAGAAGCAAGTCTGTTCTGCTTAGGAACTACAAGACTTAGGATGACCCCTATTACAGGAGGAAAAACTAGATAAAGAATCGAGCAGAAATATACAAGTGATTGCCTGCACCAATTATATAAGCAGCATAGCAGTGGGTGACAAATTAACGGAAAATATTAACCTGTTTGTTGACTTCAAAAAATAAAAATAAATAACCTGTTAGTCTTTGGGTTATCTTTGTATTGTTAGTCTACTGAACTGCTTCTCCTGTTTAGCTATGAACCTGTGTTATTAGTGGGAGGAGTTGTTTTTTATTTCTTTCTCTGTAATGGGTTCGGTTCCTTTGGGTCTGTGCTTTTATCAATGAAGTTTTAAAACCGAAACTAGACGAAAGACCCTTGACTGTTTGCTCTTCCTCATCTTGATTATTAACTGATTATGCATATATCCTTCCCACTTCGATTACCCCCCATGCATATTTTGAACTGTATAAGTGGATGGGACAAATATATAGCTGTTGTAGTCCATTCCTTTCTGTTTGGCATTATTGCTTATATCTAGTATAGCACTGCGTAGCCAT of the Fragaria vesca subsp. vesca linkage group LG6, FraVesHawaii_1.0, whole genome shotgun sequence genome contains:
- the LOC101313433 gene encoding uncharacterized protein LOC101313433, with translation MSNSTITAEIVADSDRRLYYSDDDDATIQTSDSATVVVPATSPAPSETDEVSDEPAVVIPASSAPSVTDEPAADTEPSSSVAQSSLSPMQISPIPNLPAQISCTSERPNLLVQRSPRLNLPVQTPQRPNLPVQGYPRLNLPVHTSQMPNLPMHTFQRPNLLVQRFPRSPRLNLPVQTPQRHNLPVQGSPRPNLPSEVPRVFYQDPRMFFQAQRPVYEAPQPAYMAERPAYMAPHPIYVAPPPAYVVECPVYPLPAFALPPVGPLVGMHSDFVFPSGVDPAELGYAVIPIRYSYSLRFWAPDVPVLSPRLVPDPVRRGRGGRVYRGPRGELTYGDLFDCWEVAGGG